A region of Neovison vison isolate M4711 chromosome 7, ASM_NN_V1, whole genome shotgun sequence DNA encodes the following proteins:
- the ATXN1L gene encoding ataxin-1-like, translated as MKPVHERSQECLPPKKRDLPVTSEDMGRTTSCSTNHTPSSDASEWSRGVVVAGQSQAGARVSLGGDGAEAITGLTVDQYGMLYKVAVPPATFSPTGLPSVVNMSPLPPTFNVASSLIQHPGIHYPPIHYAQLPSTSLQFIGSPYSLPYAVPPNFLPGPLLSPSANLATSHLPHFVPYASLLAEGATPPPQASSPAHSFSKAPSATSPPGQLPHHSSTQPLDLAPGRMPIYYQMSRLPAGYTLHETPPAGASPLLTPQEGQSALEAAAANGQRQRERNLVRRESDALDSPNSKSEGQGLMPVVECVVDGQLFSGSQTARVEVAVPTHRGTPDTDLEVQRVVGALASQDYRVVTAQRKDEPSPLNLSHHTPDHQGEGRGSARNPAEMAEKNQARGFYPQSHQEPVKHRPLPKAMVVANGNLVPTGTDPGLLPVGSEILVASSLDMQARATFPDKEPTPPPITSSHLPSHFMKGAIIQLATGELKRVEDLQTQDFVRSAEVSGGLKIDSSTVVDIQESQWPGFVMLHFVVGEQQSKVSIEVPPEHPFFVYGQGWSSCSPGRTAQLFSLPCHRLQVGDVCISISLQSLNSNSVSQASCAPPGQLGPPRERPERTVLGPREQCDSEGKSQPPGEGPQMVEPSQPEPGAQACWPAPSFQRYSMQGEEARAALLRPSFIPQEVKLSIEGRSNAGK; from the coding sequence ATGAAACCTGTTCATGAGAGGAGTCAGGAATGCCTTCCACCAAAGAAACGAGACCTCCCCGTGACCAGCGAGGATATGGGGAGAACTACCAGCTGCTCAACtaaccacacaccctccagtgaTGCCTCTGAATGGTCCCGAGGGGTTGTGGTGGCCGGGCAGAGCCAGGCAGGAGCCAGAGTCAGTCTGGGGGGTGATGGAGCTGAGGCCATCACTGGTCTGACGGTGGACCAGTATGGTATGCTGTATAAGGTGGCTGTGCCACCTGCTACCTTCTCCCCAACTGGTCTCCCATCTGTGGTGAACATGAGCCCCTTGCCCCCCACATTTAATGTAGCGTCTTCACTGATTCAACATCCAGGAATCCATTATCCCCCAATCCACTATGCTCAGCTCCCGTCCACCTCTCTGCAGTTTATCGGGTCTCCTTACAGCCTTCCCTATGCTGTGCCACCTAATTTCCTACCGGgtcccctcctttctccttctgccaaCCTCGCCACTTCTCACCTTCCACACTTTGTGCCATATGCCTCACTCCTGGCAGAAGGAGCCACTCCGCCTCCCCAGGCTTCATCCCCAGCCCACTCATTCAGCAAAGCCCCTTCTGCCACCTCCCCACCTGGGCAGTTGCCACATCACTCGAGTACTCAGCCACTGGACCTTGCTCCAGGCCGGATGCCCATTTATTATCAGATGTCCAGGCTACCTGCTGGGTACACTTTGCATGAAACCCCTCCAGCAGGTGCCAGCCCACTTCTTACCCCTCAGGAGGGCCAGTCTGCTCTGGAAGCAGCCGCTGCCAACGGACAGAGACAGCGAGAACGAAATTTAGTAAGACGGGAAAGCGACGCCCTCGACTCCCCCAACAGCAAGAGTGAAGGCCAGGGACTGATGCCAGTGGTAGAATGTGTGGTGGATGGACAGTTGTTTTCAGGTTCTCAGACTGCACGGGTGGAGGTGGCAGTGCCGACACACCGAGGGACCCCAGACACCGACCTCGAGGTCCAGCGGGTGGTTGGCGCTTTAGCTTCTCAGGACTACCGTGTGGTGACAGCTCAGAGGAAGGATGAGCCCAGCCCCCTCAACTTGTCGCATCATACCCCTGACCATCAGGGTGAGGGGCGAGGGTCTGCCAGGAACCCAGCAGAGATGGCCGAGAAAAATCAGGCCCGAGGGTTCTACCCTCAATCCCATCAGGAACCGGTGAAACATAGACCTTTACCCAAAGCAATGGTTGTAGCCAATGGCAACCTGGTGCCCACTGGAACTGACCCAGGTCTGCTGCCCGTGGGCTCGGAGATCCTGGTGGCATCAAGTTTGGACATGCAGGCCAGAGCCACCTTCCCAGATAAGGAGCCAACGCCACCCCCCATTacctcctcccacttgccctcccaTTTCATGAAAGGCGCCATCATCCAGCTGGCTACAGGGGAGCTGAAGCGGGTGGAGGACCTCCAGACCCAGGACTTTGTGCGCAGTGCCGAAGTGAGCGGGGGGCTGAAGATTGACTCTAGCACGGTCGTGGACATTCAGGAGAGCCAGTGGCCTGGATTTGTCATGCTGCATTTCGTGGTTGGTGAGCAGCAGAGCAAAGTGAGCATCGAGGTGCCCCCCGAGCACCCCTTCTTTGTGTATGGCCAGGGCTGGTCGTCCTGCAGCCCTGGGCGGACTGCACAGCTCTTCTCTTTGCCCTGCCATCGGCTGCAGGTGGGAGATGTCTGCATCTCTATCAGTTTACAGAGCTTGAACAGTAACTCAGTTTCTCAGGCTAGCTGTGCTCCCCCAGGCCAGCTGGGTCCCCCCCGAGAAAGGCCTGAGAGGACAGTCTTGGGACCCAGAGAGCAATGTGACAGTGAGGGGAAGAGCCAGCCGCCAGGTGAGGGCCCCCAAATGGTAGAGCCCTCACAGCCGGAGCCTGGTGCTCAGGCCTGCTGGCCAGCCCCAAGCTTCCAAAGATACAGCATGCAAGGGGAGGAGGCACGGGCTGCACTGCTCCGTCCCTCTTTCATTCCGCAGGAGGTAAAGCTGTCCATCGAAGGGCGTTCCAATGCAGGAAAATGA